CCGGACGTGCGAGGATCACCGCATGGCTACCTGGGCACACCTCGAGATCACCGTCGACGACCAGGGCAACGTGGAGGTCGGCGGCTACAACGCCGACCCCGAGGCCCTCGTGGAGGACACCGAGTCGTGGGAGGACCTGCTGTCCACCCTCGGCCTCAGCGGCTGGGAGCTGGTGCAGGTCATCCCGGGCGTCGAGACCACCTACTGGTTCAAGCGCCAGTCCTGATCCCGGCGTGAGCGAGGTCCACGACCGCTTCCGGTCGGCGTCGGCGGGCGCCGAGTGGATCTTCCACCGTCCGCCGTCGACGCCCGCGGCGATGCTGCGCGACCTCGCCGACTTCGCCGAGGCCCACGACATCGGGTGGGACCGCTACGGCGAGCGCGGGGCCGTCGCCGAGCTCGAGGCGCGGGTCGCCGGCCTGCTCGGCAAGCCGGCGGCGGTGATGTTCCCCAGCGGCGTGATGGCCCAGCAGGCCACCCTGCGCGCGTGGTGCGACCGCGCGGGCTCACGCCGCGTCGCCCTGCCCGACCTGTCGCACCTCGTGCGGCACGAGCAGGACGGTCCCCGGCGGGTGCTCGGCCTGGAGCTGGAGTGGCTCACCACCGGCCCCCGCACCGCCACCGACGAGGACCTCGCCGCCGTCGGCGGCCGGCTCGGGGCGGCGCTGGTCGAGCTGCCGCTGCGCGACGCCGGCTGTCTGCTGCCGCCGTGGGACGAGCTCGTCGCCCTCTCCGCCGCCGCCCGCGAGCGCCGGGTGCGGCTGCACGCCGACGGGGCCCGGATCTGGGAGTCGGTCTCCTACTGGGGCCGCGACCTGGCCGAGGTGGCCGAGCTGTTCGACTCGGTCTACGTCTCGCTCTACAAGGGGCTCGGCGGCTCGAGCGGGGCACTGGTCGCCTGCCCCGAGGACCTCGCCGGCGAGCTGCGGTCGTGGCGGCAGCGGATGGGCGGCACGCTCTACTCCATGACGACGGCGGCGCTCGGCGGGCTGAAGGGCCTCGACGAGCACCTGTCCGACTTCGCAGA
The sequence above is drawn from the Nocardioides sp. zg-1228 genome and encodes:
- a CDS encoding beta-eliminating lyase-related protein; this translates as MSEVHDRFRSASAGAEWIFHRPPSTPAAMLRDLADFAEAHDIGWDRYGERGAVAELEARVAGLLGKPAAVMFPSGVMAQQATLRAWCDRAGSRRVALPDLSHLVRHEQDGPRRVLGLELEWLTTGPRTATDEDLAAVGGRLGAALVELPLRDAGCLLPPWDELVALSAAARERRVRLHADGARIWESVSYWGRDLAEVAELFDSVYVSLYKGLGGSSGALVACPEDLAGELRSWRQRMGGTLYSMTTAALGGLKGLDEHLSDFAEHRAWAVALAVALRERGFRTVPDEPHIATFLAYAPGTAEEVNERVIAFVEERGLVPCGLWSGADVPGWVQTELTCYESASRRDPAEVADTMAAAVGLGAAHP